One Pseudonocardia abyssalis DNA segment encodes these proteins:
- a CDS encoding molybdopterin-dependent oxidoreductase: MEIRERTIWRSPLRGPWLTAALGLALLVPLVVVIVTGLLSYAAYEPNLPGNDATPGKELLGFYLFDWPTDPPWLYRLTQGAHVALGIALVPVVLAKLWSVIPKLFELPPVRSIGHALERASLLLLVGGIVFEFVTGILNIQVFYVFPFSFYTAHLYGAWVFIGAFVAHVLLKFPTMVRSLRARPVREVLATSTADTRPDPDGPLVATDPSPPTMSRRGAAAFVGAASATLFGLYVGQTLDGPLRRTALFAPHDRDLGEGANAFPVNKTAETAGVTRARADAWRLELAGPSGTQRFTRADLAALPQHTYDLPIACVEGWSISCTWTGVRLADLVRLAGGSTQDRLFVESFQAGGAFGQVSLSVGQSQADESLLALFVGGEELSLDHGYPARTIIPAAPGVHATKWVGRLTVVTA; this comes from the coding sequence GTGGAGATTCGGGAGAGAACGATCTGGCGCAGTCCGCTGCGCGGCCCGTGGCTGACGGCCGCACTCGGGCTGGCCCTGCTCGTCCCGCTGGTCGTCGTCATCGTCACGGGGCTGCTGTCCTACGCGGCGTACGAGCCGAACCTGCCCGGCAACGACGCGACGCCGGGGAAGGAGTTGCTCGGGTTCTACCTGTTCGACTGGCCGACCGACCCGCCGTGGCTCTACCGGCTCACCCAGGGTGCGCACGTCGCGCTCGGCATCGCGCTGGTGCCGGTGGTGCTGGCGAAGCTGTGGTCGGTGATCCCGAAGCTGTTCGAACTGCCGCCCGTCCGGTCGATCGGGCACGCATTGGAGCGGGCCTCGCTGCTGCTGCTCGTCGGCGGCATCGTGTTCGAGTTCGTGACCGGGATCCTGAACATCCAGGTCTTCTACGTCTTCCCGTTCTCCTTCTACACCGCGCACCTCTACGGGGCGTGGGTGTTCATCGGGGCGTTCGTCGCGCACGTGCTGCTCAAGTTCCCGACGATGGTGCGGTCCCTGCGCGCCCGGCCGGTCCGCGAGGTGCTGGCGACGTCCACCGCCGACACCCGCCCCGATCCCGACGGCCCGCTCGTGGCCACCGACCCGTCCCCGCCGACGATGTCGCGGCGCGGAGCCGCGGCCTTCGTCGGGGCCGCGTCGGCCACCCTGTTCGGGCTCTACGTCGGACAGACCCTCGACGGGCCGCTGCGCCGCACCGCGCTGTTCGCACCGCACGACCGCGACCTCGGCGAGGGCGCGAACGCGTTCCCCGTCAACAAGACCGCGGAGACGGCGGGTGTCACCCGGGCGCGCGCCGACGCCTGGCGGCTCGAGCTGGCCGGGCCGTCGGGGACGCAGCGGTTCACCCGCGCCGACCTGGCGGCCCTGCCGCAGCACACCTACGACCTGCCGATCGCGTGCGTCGAGGGCTGGTCGATCTCCTGCACGTGGACGGGGGTGCGGCTCGCCGACCTGGTGCGGCTCGCGGGCGGGTCCACACAGGACCGACTGTTCGTCGAGTCGTTCCAGGCGGGCGGGGCGTTCGGGCAGGTGAGCCTGAGCGTCGGGCAGTCGCAGGCGGACGAGTCGCTGCTCGCGCTGTTCGTCGGCGGCGAGGAGCTCTCGCTCGATCACGGCTACCCGGCCCGGACGATCATCCCGGCGGCGCCGGGCGTGCACGCCACCAAGTGGGTCGGCCGCCTCACGGTGGTGACGGCGTGA